The Candidatus Nitrosocaldus cavascurensis genome segment TGAGTAAATTGGTCTATGCTTTGCATCTAAAGATATTGATGCCTTAAACACATTATTAGTACCAGTAACCCTATAAATTGGTCTAATCGCTTCAGTATTATAGGTAACAGATACGCCAGATACATACTTGCCTATTGCATCAACTGTATATCTTGCTAGATCAGTGCCTGAAATGTCTATCTTTATACTCTTAACTATTGCTTGATCAATTGCAATAGGGCTAGAGGTGTTGTCTATGTAAATCTGCAGAACATTGATACTGTTATCTACACCATAGACAGTATACAGATGTCTATACCTTACACCTATATCAGGGTTGGTGGTAGATGAGTAGTTAAGAATTCCTCTAAGCAACTGTGTCATACCCCTTGAGGGATCGAAGATACCCTTTATGCTTACCTCAATGTCATCAAAGTTACCCCTTCTCACTATGGCTGCATCCCTGCTATTTATATCCTCTAAAAGCACCACATTATTAGGCATCTTAACCTCAACTTCCTGAACACCATTAAGTTGATACATACTACTAGCCCATGCTCCATTTAAAGCCTTGCTTAACACTGCAACTCTGTTAGGCATATCTATATTTACCTCTCCATCTCATTTATGCTATCTTACATACCTAGCCTCGATAATAACTCTGGCATGCATGACTATACTATTATCATCCCTTACTGCAATATCTTCCTGTCCATATGGTGCATATCTGTATTCAACCTTATAGGTCTTGTATGTATCTGTTGAGTCTAGAGAGTTTATAAGAGCATCTATAAATCCAAGTATTCCACCAAGATCAGTACTTGATGATGTGAACTTTATAATGTCAACATAATACTTAAGTCTATAATTACTCTTATCAACATGGCTAGTGCCTTCAGACTCCTCAACCAGAGAGAGGATTACAAGTTTATCCATCAATGGAGCATGCTCAAAAGCCTCTACAAACCTAAAGCCTTGAGCACTACATAAATTACTAACTAGGGTCTTGAACTCTTGATAGTTATCATATCTACCCATGTCTATATACCCCTTTATGTTGCAAGGATATACTTACTCAATAAACCCCTTAGATGTTCAAGTAGAGCCTCTTGCATGCTCTTAGGGAATGTACCTATCTGCCTTGCTATCCTATACGCACTTGCATACTTTACTACCTCATCCTTATGCTCTGCTGAAGCACCAAGAGCATCAAGATAGTCATAGATTACATAAGTATTATTTATGGTTGTAGAGATGTAGGCATCAAATTGAGTACTATCAATCTTAAGCAAAGCTTTTACCTGATCAACTGTAACAGTCATATCTCTTTTTACCCTCTCTTATTAATTAATAAGTATACATACCACTTGTAAATTGTCCTATAATCTGCCTTGAACCTATGTTGTTAATTGTAGCAGGACTCTTTGGGTTAGATGGATTGCTCTGTATCTTGTTAGATAGGCTTGATGAAGCTGATGATATAGGTATACTTAGAGGCATAGACCTCATCCTTTCTATCTCTGTCTCTAATTGCCTTCTTAACATTATTATCTGATTCATGAACTTTGATAATGCTGTATTTGTGTCTATAACCTCTGTCTTGAGTTTTGAGTATATATTAACTTGATCAGTGATATCTTTATTATGTTCTTCAGATAAACTATTTAGTCTTTCCCTTAACATAATCTCAATCTTTAATTTTGCCTCATCAACAAAGCCTGTAGGTAAGCCGTGCCTCTTTAGTAATTCCAGTATGTTACTAGTTATAGTTCTCTCTGGTATGATTCCAGCCTTATGCATTGTCAGAACCCTTATGAACTCTGGAGAATCCAAGATCTGCTCTATCAAGACTTCAGGTTTTGATATAACCAACCTTTTAGTTATGTCCTTACCTACCATCCTCTCAAACTCCTTGCCTAAATCTCCTAACCCAGTTGTATTCATAAAATTCTTGCTCAATTCCTCAAATTTCTTGCTAGCCTCATCTGCCTTTTTGCCTATATCCTCTAACTCAGTGCTTACTCTCCTCACTTCTGTGGCAAGAGCATCCATTCTTACATCATTTAGGCTCTTCATAGGATTCAATGCATCACTAATCTTGAATGGTAGGAATCCAAATGCTTCATTAAGGGCTAATACTGCTCCAGTTATGCCCATTATTGCTAATCCTACTGGATTGGTTATGAATGTAGAGATTAATGCACCTCTAACAACTGAAAGGATGCCTGATAACCTGCTAAGGTTTGCTATGAGTAAGGGTATGGTGGAACCACCTAACTGCATATATGTTTGTATCAGGTTAATAAGATCACTATTCAACTCTTTCTTTTTAATTGCTAATTCCTCTTCAGTTATCTTTATCTTGTTCTGTAGTTCCCTATATCTCTCTAATACAGCAGGGTCGTGAGCTTCATTCAACTTAACCTGCAATTTCTGTAACTCTCCCTTCTGATTAGCTAACTCTTCCTCTTTCTTTCTAATCTCTAATAACCCTTTCTCATACTTTAGCATTGCATTATTACCTTTCTCTAAGATATCTGTGGCATTCTTAAAGACAGTAACTATACCAAGAGCCTTAACATTATTATCTATACTCTTTATCCTATCATTAAGTTTATCAAAGTGACCATTGATCTTTTCAATCTGAGTACTTGCACTATCATCTATCTGTAGTTTGAGGATGATGCTCTCATCAACCATACTTATACACCTATCAACCTAACCAATACCCAATAGCCGCCTTGCCTCATCCTGAGTTAATAGCCCTGCCTTATACATATCCATGACCTCATTAAAAGTGAACTCTCTTCTTTCAGTAACAATAAGGTCAATGTTGAAGTACTCTTCTAGAGCATTTATGGCAGTAGCCTTATACTGGTTTATCCTTTCATCTATGAGGCTCTTGGTTACCTTTGCACTTGATTCAGTGAAGTTTTGTGATATAAGCAAGAGGGTAAATGAGTTTTGTGTTGCAATATTCAAGAACTTAACGATGATTTCATGTAACTCTCCAAAATTCTTGCTCTCTATATGGCTTAACCTTTTTATGTCCTTAAGACTATCAACCAAGATGAGGTCACTATTGCCATTTGCTAAATCCTCCAACGATGTCTTTACTGCATTGAGATCAGTATCAGGCTCAAATAACAGGAAGTGTTTTGTATTCATGCCCTTAACAAGCGCATGCATTGTTGAGTATTCAACAGCTCTAATCATATCAATGAGTCTATAGGTATATGTCTTGCCTTTGTATGTTAATGATTGAGGAGCAACTAGAGGATAAAGTAATGAGTTTTTATTGCTTAATGTATCATTAAAAGAGGTTGAGTTTATTACTATAAGATTGGGATATTGGTCAAGAATTACCTTGGTAGTTGAATACTGAAATCCTACAAGTCTTCCATCCTCATAGATTGGATACTGTATATCTGACATGTTTATACTCTCCAGCATTGACTTCTTCCTGTTATAGTGCTGAATGGAATAACCATAAATGATAAATTCCTTAATTATGTTTTCAAGATTTATATTTATACTGGCATCAACTACTTCATCTCCTCTTTTCTCTCTGAGGATGAGATCAGATGTGCTGGAAGCCATATAATCAATGTTAGCCCTCAGTATGCTATTTGATATGTATAGATCATATAAGACCCTATTGGATACATTGGTAACTACATCTCCAACATATGGCTCTACTATGCCTGTAACACTATTCTTAGTAGTACTATTAAAAATCCTGAATAGTCTACCTATATTCATATCTATATTTAGAGTGCCTCTATCAACTCAACGTTTATAACCCTTATAGTGCCCTTATCTGTGTTGGAATAAGAGACGGTTGGAGGACTGTAAACCTTAACTGTAAGAGCACCCAAGTTATGAAATGGAAGATCAAGTACAAAAGAAAGGGTTGAGTTATTCTTATATGCATTGAAAAGATTAGTATATACACTTGATGATATGTCTATGCTAGTAGGTTCAACTAGAGTCAGGGTCCATATCCTCATGTTTAATGACTTTGATATCTGATATACCCATTTAAATGCAGAGTTGTCCCATTCTACCGTATTCTCTCCTCCCTTCAAAAGCCTCTCAGATAAGGCAGATATGGTAATAGGTTTACCTGCAATACTAGGCATATCCTTTTTTATAGTACCATAGAGTGATAAACAAAAGAAAGAAATAAAGAAAGAAATAAAGGAGGAAAGATAATTGAGTAAGAGACTTTTTTAATCTGATCTTATCTTTATGCATTGATCAGGCAGCAGATACTTAAGTGCAAATGGTCTCTTTATGGTTATAACATCCTTTAATGCATTTCCATCTCTGAATATCTCTACCTCTAGATTGCCTATTGCTACACCTATAGCACCTGCAGGGAACATGATACTGACTAACTTGCTACTATTACCTACCGTCTCAGTAATCTCCTTGCTGGTCATCCTAACCCTCACACCATATATGAAGAACTCATTTATACCATCTCTTGCACTAAGCGTATTACCTTCTCCATACTCTATGAAGTTGCTTATCTCAGGGCTACCCATAAGATCATGGAATACCTTTGGAGGGCATAGTAGTATAAGATCGTTCATGTTACCAGTTGCTCTTATCTGCCTTATTGCTGTTAAAACTGTAGATGGATCTAGTGTTGACGTAGCATCCAATGGAGATGTGGTTATCTCTCCTCTCTGGTCAAAGATAGCCTTATCGATCTCATAAGCAATCATATCTCTCTCAAGGGTAACCAATTCCCCAACTAGATCAACTGGACTAGCAACCTTTGCCAGATCTGTTACACTCTGTCTATAACCTTTGTAGGAGACTGGAGCAGTTACCTCCGTTATATTCTGTGTTGCATCTGCTGGAGTAGTGCCATCGATGAATGTCTCCCAATCAACTACTGGCACTACTATCCAAGTTGCATTCTTGCCCTCTACTCTACCTCTTGCTAAGAACTCCTCTAAATTAGCACTTATATGCCTTGGTTTTGGTACTATCCCCATCTCTGATCTTGTCTCAAATGGGCTTGCATCTATGGTATTTATTGTGAACTTTATATGTCCTCTCTGCCTAGATACAAAGGCATTAAGGCTCTCAAGCACATTGTCTACATCTGAGTTGGTTGATATAACTGGCTTATCTTCTGTCATATCTCTATTTATATCCCCCTTATCTACTGTCTTACTATCATGTTTTGTTATTGTAGGTATTATGTTTATAGCACCTGCCCTTTGTACTGCGTCTGTCATCTTATTCCTCAAGATAAGAATATCTTCTTTTATTTCATCAGCATTTACCTTTACCTTCTTTGCATTCTGCATGTAGAGAGTTGTTAGAGGGAATGCTGGGTTTTCAACTAAACTTAACTCAAACGGTTTTATAGAATGTATAAGAATAAACTCCTCAACATTTTCACCATTTACATGCTGGCTTACATAGTACTCATGAACCTCAACCCCTATGCTAACCCTGTAGAGCCCAGCCTTTAGATTACTCACCTCCTGCTCTGTCAGTGAACCAAGCCATACAGTACCCTCATAAGCAAGATATGAGCCATCATCTGATGTAAAGAGTCTAACCTCTCCAACCTGTCTATCGTAAACATGTTCAACATAAAGAGGCACGTTTATGTTTATATTCTGTAATGCTTCATAGGTAAAGTAGTAACCATTGAGAGAGTAGCCTGCATAAACTGCAATACCCTCTATCTTTAAGACTTGTCCTGCTTTTAACATATCTTTATTTACCCATCCATACATGTATAAAAGCCTGGGTTTTAGACACTATAAAAGTAAATATGGATGTCAAGAATACTAAGCCACTGTTAATATGCTTGATAGTTGTACTTGCTCTTTACTCAACCCTAAGAGCAATGGGCATAGTTGATGATACTCTAAAATATGTTCTAATAACACTTCTCTCTATCCTGTATGCTTTATACCTCAGCATAAATAAAAGTAAAGATATATTAAATAATAAGCAAGTAGATGATTGATGTAAAAAGTCCCATTTCGAGAATGTATGGTCTTATACGTGTGTTTACATTATACCTTAAACCTTCTTCTGGTGATTTTAATATTGGACGGTCTGGAAATCTTATCATGAATGTTACCTTCATCTCTCTATTCCTCTTAATCTGCATATCTATTTTTATATCACCTAATTATTCATCTACTATTTCTTATTTCTTCCTTTCTTATATAGTCTGATGTAGACAGCATAGTTAACTTCATATATATCATCTATCAGTTGGCTCAACTCCTTGTAACTATCACTCCTTGCATATCTTTGCTTGAGTCTATTCTTAAAAGCCCTTACATACCCCTGTCCCTTTGTAACTCTCTTGCATTCTAACAGAAGATCATATAGATACCATGCTGGTATGTTGAGTCTATTGCTGTATATTGATATAAGCCTATAAAGAGCAATATCCTTCATGTTATACTTACATCTCTGATCCAACTTGATTAACCTTGCTTGCTTCTTTAAAATTCCTTGATATATACCCTCATCATCAAGGTGCATACCTCCCATGTATATTGTGCCAAGGGTTAGTCTTTTGTTAAGTGGATGTATATGTCCTTCATTATGCCTTATATCAGCATAATCTTCTTTATTCTTATCCAATTCATCTATACCTATTCTTAAATCTTTAGACATATCCCTCTCTATTCTATCCTGCAAGATAAGACTACAAGAAGAACATATTACTTCTCCCTTCTCCTCATCAAAAACCAGTTTATTTGCTGGGTGAATGCATTCCTCTATCTTCATATTATTTCACCCTTGCTAATTCTATACCTCTCTACATAATCAAATCAGAGATATATGCATCTATATGCATTCTCACTCTATCTCTTAACTGAAAGATCTCATCCTTCTTGAATTGTTCTAGTGTGTAGCTTAGATCAACTATTTTCTTGCCATCTAACTTATATGTATAAGGCAAGATTACTATACCAGTTAACTCAGGCAGATAGTCATATTTGCAATTTGCTTTAAACCTTTCATACAGCTCAGCATAAAAACATGTTTGTAATAATACCAAGTCTTTGTATCCTTGCCAGTATTGCAAACTCTTTATCTCATATATTAACCCATAATCAACATTAATTGCATCAATATGCCCTGCTAGTAAGACTTTTTTATTGCCTATTATACAATAGGGTGTTATAAGATTAATCTCTCTTAAGATTCCCTTGATCTTGCTTTGCAAATCCCTCTCTATCAGATCATGTATATACTGACCTCTCTTCAGTATATCATTACTTGGTATATCAGATGGATAAAAATGATGTTTTAAAGCAGTAAAGGATACAAGTATATACGTATCACTGTCTAAGTATCTTTTGTTTAAACTCATACGATATCCACCCTCTCATCCTATATCATTAAGTATGGGGTTCTGAACTTCATAACATCTTACTCTACATGCCTCTATTACTACCTCTTCGCATTCTTCTATCCTATATTCACTCTTCTCAGCGTTGTAATGTATATGCAAAATCTCTTTATCTGATTTGTTAATGATTGTTAGATCATAACGTCCATGACTGCTCGAGGCTCTATATCTAGGATTAATAAGGCATCGTTTATATTCAGAATTATCTTTTATGTAGTCATTGTTTAACATAACCTTACTCACCACTACAGTTCATATCATCTGCACATTCAAACCTTATGTATTCCAAATGTTGCACACACGAATGTAGAAGTATCTATTATCAATTGTGTTGGTAAACAGATCATTGTATTAATATCAATTAATACTAGTTCTTTTATTATCATTATTAATCTCATCATGAAAGATATTATAAATAAAGAAAAATAAAGGAAGAAATGATATAATGATTATTTCATATTTGTGATTGATGATGCACTAGCCAGTTAAGTAAGTCTATAACTCTATTGAACCGCATTATCTGACCAAATGGTATCTTCCTACCCTGTCTCCAGAGTGTAAGATAGATGCTCTTCTTTGCTACCTCTCTTATCTGTTCATCATTCAACTTGAATATTCTAGCTGTTTTAACTCCATACTTGTTTGATATTCGCCCATTCTTTCTATTGGTATATGATAACACGCCCAACTTTATCCTTTGTTTATCCTCATCAGATAACCATGGCATTGCCTCAGTTATTAGTATGTAGAGCATTCTACCTTGTAAGATACATTCCATGCTAGTGTATTCAAGAGTCTCTACATCTTCAAAGGAGATATAAAAGAAAGTTAATACTATCGATCTATGAGCTAATATGGTTTGTGGTTATAATTAGAAATCACCATTGTTTTGATCTGATAAATGCTATTATATCCTCAATATTCAAACAATATCCTATCTCAACCTCTTGTAGTTTATCATTGATACTTCTCATGAACTGTATAGATCTCTCATCAACCTCTATTAGCACTCTCTTGAACCTGTTACTCCTTATGAAGTGTATTATAGAATCGATCATTGTTGGGAACTCATAATACTTCACAGATCTAACACTCACCATATGCGATGCAGGGTATACATCAGATACCTCTTCTGGTACTACCCCTAGGAATGGGGAGTAGTATGCTATCTGTACATCATCTCCTATCTTATTATTATTATTAATATGATCATTATCGTGTATAGCATTTATTGCATCTTTGATCATCTTATATTTGCTAGATGTGTAGAATGGATGTTCTTCTGGCTCAATTAGGAGTACAAGCGTACTCTTATCACTCCTTATGTTACTGCATATGAGCCTCCTAAACCTAGTCAACTCTGGTCTATATTGATCTATTGGTAAAGATAGGAAGAGTGCTCTATCCTTGAAAATCGGTGTACACTGTTCAAGATACTCTGCACTCTCTACCAGTGTATTATTTGCCTCTACAAGTTTTGGATGTGAAAGGGACCTTTGTATAACATACTCCCATAACCTACCTTCAACTATAGCCTGCTTCACATTATCCACCTCCCTCTTTATGGTGTAAAGGTTATGCAATGCTATCTTTACTATCCTCTCATCTCTGCTCATATCCCTTAACTCCTTTACACCTATGCTTGAGCATATAGGACATATACATGGCAGATACTCAAGTTCATCAATGTTTACTGTACCATTTGGAAGTATATACCTCCCATCCTTAGCATAGAGGATATAGGATGCAGAGTCGAATGTGTCACAACCAAGAGCAACTGCCAATGGTATGGTTAATGGATGCCCAGCCCCAAACAGATGCATTGGTTTGCTCAATGGTATAACCCTTCTAGCAGCAAGTATCATCCTTGCTAGGGTATAGAACTCATAAGCCTCCATAAGTTCTGTTGGGCTTCCTAGGGCAAAGAACTCATAACCCATCTCAAGGAGTCTCCTGCTAGAGTACTCAACAAGATCAAGATGCTCCCCTCCCTGAACTGGAGCAGCCCATATCGTGCCAGCATCATCACCCTCATCCCTCCCTTCTTCCTTGCTCATCCTTATAGTATCCTCTGCAGCCTTGAGCGTTAGTTCAACATACCGCTCTGCCTTGCTTCGAGGGAGACCAAAGCCAGTAGGCTTATCCAATGGTACCGCAACATCGCTCCCTATCCTTGCTTGGAACCTTGCCATGGTTTGATGATCCACATCCACACTACCATACACAAGAACCTGATAGCCTCCAGAGTCTGTCATAATTGGCTTCTGGAAGTTGAGTATATCATGCACATCCCTAGCATCTTCGCCATACTCCTTCAACGTTATGTATGCATTTGTTATGAGCATATCGAAGCCCATCTTCTTCAACTCATCTATGCTTACCTCTTGCCTAACTGGATGTACTACTGGTATGAAGGCTGGGGTCTCTACAATACCATGTTTTGTCCTTAACCTCCCTATCCTACCTGCAAGATCACTATGCCTTATCTCAAACACATGATTTAACCATAAAGGGGTTATTATATACGTAATAGAAAGAGATAAGATGAATGGAGGATGG includes the following:
- the tgtA gene encoding tRNA guanosine(15) transglycosylase TgtA — its product is MFEIRHSDLAGRIGRLRTKHGIVETPAFIPVVHPVRQEVSIDELKKMGFDMLITNAYITLKEYGEDARDVHDILNFQKPIMTDSGGYQVLVYGSVDVDHQTMARFQARIGSDVAVPLDKPTGFGLPRSKAERYVELTLKAAEDTIRMSKEEGRDEGDDAGTIWAAPVQGGEHLDLVEYSSRRLLEMGYEFFALGSPTELMEAYEFYTLARMILAARRVIPLSKPMHLFGAGHPLTIPLAVALGCDTFDSASYILYAKDGRYILPNGTVNIDELEYLPCICPICSSIGVKELRDMSRDERIVKIALHNLYTIKREVDNVKQAIVEGRLWEYVIQRSLSHPKLVEANNTLVESAEYLEQCTPIFKDRALFLSLPIDQYRPELTRFRRLICSNIRSDKSTLVLLIEPEEHPFYTSSKYKMIKDAINAIHDNDHINNNNKIGDDVQIAYYSPFLGVVPEEVSDVYPASHMVSVRSVKYYEFPTMIDSIIHFIRSNRFKRVLIEVDERSIQFMRSINDKLQEVEIGYCLNIEDIIAFIRSKQW